Proteins from one Flavobacterium branchiarum genomic window:
- a CDS encoding NAD-dependent epimerase/dehydratase family protein, which yields MTSKKLVLVSGANGHLGNNLVRLLIKKGFQVRASVRDINNKECFKGLDCEVVQADITDKASFVRALQGVDTFYAVGAAFKLWAKDPKKEIYDVNMQGTRYTIEAAVEAGVKKIVYVSSIAALDYTNLPIKESNGYNPDRRDMYYNSKNDGEKLAFQMAKDLGIELVSVMPGAMIGSEAFLPLNVSYGVLRLILNKQIPMDTKITLNWVDVKDVAEGCYLAAQKGRSGERYILANEKCMTITDTTKLAQKFYPELKLKVPGSVPKFVLYAIAGFMEFSAKLSGKPPVLTTKEIAMFSGLQQDFDISKSRNELGFNPKDGKQAVKEAMDYLMKHKNLL from the coding sequence ATGACAAGTAAGAAATTAGTATTGGTATCGGGTGCTAATGGGCATTTGGGAAATAATCTTGTAAGGTTACTCATTAAAAAAGGATTTCAGGTTCGGGCATCTGTTCGGGATATCAACAACAAAGAATGTTTTAAGGGATTGGATTGCGAAGTGGTTCAAGCTGATATTACTGACAAAGCTTCCTTTGTTAGAGCCTTGCAAGGTGTAGATACATTTTATGCGGTAGGTGCAGCATTCAAGTTATGGGCAAAAGACCCGAAGAAAGAGATTTATGATGTGAACATGCAGGGCACTCGCTATACGATTGAAGCCGCAGTTGAGGCTGGCGTTAAGAAGATTGTTTATGTGAGTTCTATTGCTGCACTAGATTATACCAATCTGCCTATTAAGGAAAGTAACGGATACAACCCTGATCGAAGAGATATGTACTACAATTCTAAAAATGATGGTGAAAAGCTGGCTTTTCAAATGGCTAAAGATTTGGGAATTGAACTGGTATCCGTGATGCCCGGAGCAATGATAGGTAGTGAAGCTTTTCTTCCTTTGAATGTTTCATATGGTGTTTTGAGATTGATACTAAACAAGCAAATTCCTATGGATACAAAAATTACTTTGAATTGGGTAGATGTAAAAGATGTAGCAGAAGGATGTTATCTGGCTGCACAAAAAGGGCGATCAGGAGAACGATATATTCTTGCCAATGAAAAATGTATGACTATTACCGATACCACTAAATTGGCACAAAAGTTTTATCCAGAGCTAAAACTTAAGGTGCCTGGTTCCGTTCCTAAATTCGTGCTATATGCTATTGCTGGTTTTATGGAATTTTCGGCAAAGTTGAGTGGAAAACCACCTGTCCTGACTACAAAAGAAATTGCTATGTTCTCTGGCTTGCAACAGGATTTTGATATTTCCAAGTCAAGAAATGAATTGGGATTTAATCCAAAAGACGGCAAACAAGCAGTAAAGGAAGCAATGGATTATTTGATGAAACATAAGAATTTGCTTTAA
- the mobB gene encoding conjugal transfer protein MobB, with the protein MIAKIGRSGNLYGALAYNQLKVEHENGQILFANKMIETANGHYSVAQLAQSFAPYLIANRNTEKHTLHISLNPDPKDKVSDDKFREIAEEYMREMGYSEQPFVVFKHTDIDRSHIHIVSVCVDEEGKKISDKFEKMRSMNVCRQLESKHGLIPATDKEHKQNDKVFRPVDYRAGDVKSQIASVVRHLPNYYQYQTLGEYNALLSLFNVTTEKVEGELQGKLRQGLLYIPLNEKGERAGHPFKASLFGKNAGLPALELHFAKCKTAMKDNPTQKTLQSAVTIALKSTSDEQAFKKKIGEQGINVVVRRNDTGRIYGITFIDHNSKTVWNGSRLGKELSANTFNDYWNNNIKPEIKETVVQQPKRSTSNDADLLQEEPHHLFDFLNTEKHEDGLIEALGGLLPEVQGEDYEEHNFANKMKKKSKRNRGHK; encoded by the coding sequence ATGATAGCGAAAATTGGCAGAAGCGGAAATTTATACGGTGCATTGGCATACAATCAGCTCAAAGTGGAGCATGAAAACGGACAGATTTTGTTTGCCAATAAGATGATTGAAACCGCCAATGGTCATTATTCCGTTGCACAATTAGCCCAATCTTTTGCTCCTTACCTGATAGCCAACCGCAATACAGAAAAGCATACGTTGCATATTTCGCTCAATCCCGACCCGAAAGACAAGGTAAGTGATGACAAGTTTAGGGAAATAGCAGAAGAATATATGCGGGAAATGGGCTACAGCGAACAGCCTTTTGTGGTATTTAAACATACAGATATTGACCGCAGCCATATCCATATCGTATCGGTTTGCGTGGACGAGGAGGGCAAAAAGATTTCGGACAAGTTCGAGAAAATGCGGTCTATGAATGTATGCCGTCAACTCGAAAGCAAACACGGATTGATACCAGCCACGGACAAGGAACATAAGCAAAATGACAAGGTATTCCGTCCGGTGGATTATCGGGCTGGCGACGTGAAAAGCCAAATCGCTTCGGTAGTCCGACACCTTCCGAATTATTATCAATACCAAACTTTGGGCGAATACAACGCTTTGCTTTCCCTTTTCAATGTAACTACTGAAAAAGTGGAAGGTGAATTGCAGGGAAAGTTGAGACAGGGGTTACTCTACATCCCATTAAATGAAAAGGGAGAAAGAGCCGGACATCCGTTTAAGGCTTCTTTATTCGGAAAGAACGCTGGGCTTCCAGCATTAGAACTGCATTTTGCGAAATGCAAAACGGCTATGAAAGACAATCCAACCCAAAAAACTTTACAATCAGCAGTTACCATTGCCCTGAAATCAACAAGTGATGAGCAGGCTTTTAAAAAGAAAATAGGCGAACAGGGCATTAACGTAGTGGTGCGGAGAAATGATACAGGACGGATTTACGGAATAACTTTTATAGACCACAACTCTAAAACTGTTTGGAACGGCTCACGTTTGGGCAAGGAACTTTCTGCAAATACCTTCAATGATTATTGGAACAATAACATTAAACCGGAGATTAAAGAAACTGTTGTACAACAACCAAAAAGATCCACATCAAATGATGCGGATCTTCTGCAGGAAGAACCACACCATTTGTTCGACTTCCTGAATACTGAAAAACACGAAGATGGTTTGATTGAAGCATTAGGCGGCTTATTGCCCGAAGTTCAGGGCGAAGATTATGAGGAACATAATTTTGCCAACAAAATGAAGAAGAAAAGTAAACGCAATAGAGGTCATAAATAA
- a CDS encoding Crp/Fnr family transcriptional regulator gives MHNQLIQLIAQSVSLSDFERDLCIRYFEPVLFPKNRILEEEGKIPGYLYFVVSGFVRLFHYNDNGDEVTTHINCPPGFITSYTNFSNQKKSDENLECVTECELLRITKTDLDLLIQQSSSFKDFSILVFQQSLSYNENRSKELATLTAERRYLKLIENYPEVLHNVPMQYIASFLGMNPKSLSRIRKQIIR, from the coding sequence ATGCACAATCAGCTTATTCAACTTATCGCACAGAGCGTATCTCTTTCAGATTTTGAAAGAGATTTGTGTATTCGATATTTTGAACCTGTATTGTTTCCTAAAAACCGTATTCTTGAAGAAGAAGGAAAAATTCCAGGCTATTTGTATTTTGTAGTATCGGGGTTTGTGAGGTTGTTCCACTACAACGACAATGGCGATGAAGTGACAACACACATCAATTGCCCGCCGGGCTTCATTACTTCTTATACTAATTTTTCCAATCAAAAGAAATCTGACGAAAATCTTGAATGCGTTACCGAATGTGAACTTTTACGTATTACAAAGACCGACCTTGATTTGCTTATACAACAAAGCTCTTCATTTAAGGACTTTAGTATTCTGGTGTTTCAGCAATCTTTATCTTACAATGAAAACCGCTCTAAAGAACTGGCTACACTTACTGCGGAACGACGCTATCTTAAATTAATTGAAAATTATCCCGAAGTACTTCACAATGTCCCGATGCAGTACATCGCTTCTTTTCTTGGAATGAACCCTAAAAGCCTGAGCCGTATCCGTAAACAGATTATTAGGTAA